Proteins from a single region of Cryptococcus neoformans var. neoformans JEC21 chromosome 6 sequence:
- a CDS encoding protein phosphatase 2A regulatory B subunit, putative, translating into MDVEPTNQWRFAQCFGDKGEVEDITEADIISTVEFDHTGDYLATGDKGGRVVLFERNEQKRGCEYKFYTEFQSHEPEFDYLKSLEIEEKINRIKWCKRQNAAHFLLSTNDKTIKLWKVFDKQIRVVAENNHTDGYGSGTGPSQPPLRLPRMTTHDSITAAVPRKVYANAHAYHINSISVNSDGETYISADDLRINLWNLDISDQSFNIVDIKPVNMEELTEVITAAEFHPIHCNLFMYSSSKGTIKLADMRDSALCDQHAKLFEEEEDPSQKSFFSEIISSISDVKFSQDGRYILSRDYLTLKIWDINMDSKPVKTINIHDHLRQKLCDLYENDCIFDKFECTFSGDGSQVLTGSYHNYFRIYDVNGDNDVVLQADKSAFKAKKIGGSRGKVPGKKEGLQTEGIDFAKKILHASWHPRENTIAIAATNNLFLYSTLS; encoded by the exons ATGGATGTCGAACCGACGAATCAGTGGCGGTTTGCCCAGTGTTTTGGTGACAAgggggaggtggaagacaTTACCGAAG CCGATATCATCTCAACTGTCGAGTTTGACCATACTGGCGATTATCTCGCTACTGGTGATAAAGGCGGCCGTGTGGTGTTGTTTGAGCGGAATGAGCAG AAACGGGGGTGCGAATACAAGTTCTACACGGAA TTTCAATCACACGAACCGGAGTTTGATTATCTTAAATCACTTGAAATCGAAGAGAAAATCAACCGCATCAAATGGTGTAAAAGGCAGAATGCCGCTCATTTTTTGCTGAGTACCAATG ACAAAACTATCAAACTCTGGAAGGTCTTTGACAAACAGATCCGGGTGGTAGCCGAGAACAATCATACCGATGGGTATGGCAGTGGTACCGGACCATCACAACCACCTCTGCGTCTTCCCCGAATGACCACTCATGATTCAATTACTGCGGCCGTCCCCCGAAAGGTCTATGCCAACGCTCACGCCTATCACATCAATTCCATATCGGTCAACTCAGATGGTGAAACATACATCTCCGCTGACGACCTGAGAATTAATCTGTGGAACCTGGATATTAGCGACCAGAGCTTTA ACATTGTCGACATAAAGCCCGTCAACATGGAGGAACTCACGGAAGTCATTACTGCAGCCGAGTTTCACCCGATACATTGCAATCTTTTCATGTACTCAAGCTCGAAAGGCACCATTAAGTTGGCCGATATGAGAGATTCGGCATTGTGCGATCAGCACGCGAAGC TTttcgaggaagaagaagatcctTCTCAaaaatccttcttctctgagATTATCTCTTCTATCTCGGACGTCAAATTCTCTCAGGATGGGCGATACATACTGTCCCGAGACTATTTGACGCTTAAGATATGGGACATCAACATGGACAGCAAGCCTGTGAAAACCATCAACATTCACGATCATCTCCGACAGAAATTATGTGACCTTTATGAGAACGATTGCATCTTCGATAAATTTGAGTGTACTTTCAGTGGCGACGGCAG CCAAGTCCTGACCGGCTCATACCACAACTACTTCCGAATTTACGATGTCAACGGAGACAACGACGTTGTTCTTCAAGCGGATAAATCGGCTTTCAaagcaaagaagattggaggATCACGTGGAAAGGTGCCcggcaagaaggaagggctGCAAACCGAAGGGATCGATTTTGCAAAGAAAATT TTGCATGCTAGCTGGCACCCACGCGAGAATACTATTGCT ATTGCTGCTACGAACAATCT CTTTTTGTATTCTACATTATCATGA